A stretch of Gemmatimonas aurantiaca T-27 DNA encodes these proteins:
- a CDS encoding phosphatase PAP2 family protein: MQSWLHHLDARDRALFTRWALSPSAPARPRHFWMLITHAGGARGSIGACLAALSLPAVSVPLVWRILLLLGLSHLVVQVVKRTVGRPRPSTRLSFEALIHVPDRFSFPSGHACAAMAVAVGFAAAFPMFTLPLLIIACVVGFSRVALGVHYPGDVLVGQAIALITAYPMLA, encoded by the coding sequence ATGCAATCCTGGCTGCACCATCTCGATGCGCGGGACCGTGCACTGTTCACGCGCTGGGCCTTGTCGCCCAGCGCACCGGCCCGCCCCCGGCACTTCTGGATGTTGATCACTCACGCTGGCGGCGCGCGTGGATCGATCGGCGCCTGTCTGGCCGCCCTCAGTCTGCCCGCCGTCAGCGTGCCACTGGTGTGGCGCATTCTGTTGCTGCTTGGATTGTCCCACCTTGTCGTGCAGGTGGTCAAGCGTACCGTCGGACGACCACGCCCCTCGACGCGCCTGTCGTTCGAAGCGCTCATCCACGTACCCGATCGCTTCTCGTTTCCCAGCGGTCACGCGTGCGCCGCGATGGCCGTGGCAGTGGGGTTTGCCGCGGCGTTTCCCATGTTCACGCTGCCATTGCTGATCATCGCCTGCGTGGTCGGATTCTCCCGCGTTGCGCTGGGTGTGCACTACCCGGGTGATGTGCTCGTGGGTCAAGCGATCGCGCTGATCACGGCCTACCCGATGCTCGCCTGA
- a CDS encoding phosphodiester glycosidase family protein, which yields MTSISLRTGAQPSNSRMAMTFLIVGALSACRPAAGTPADVRPSLNQLAPGLRHEVRLDPRGPWRFHIVEIDLQNPALSLDVVRAKDALQGRERTSLMAKRVQSDTSRVRVAVNADFFDLATGENENNQVLGGEWWKGLPLTDSPYDTYDNVHGQVAIDPAGGLTFGRFILDARAWTRTSAVPVLSINSKPKGRYESTALYTARYGATAPTDTGRVAELRLRPIGVRGDTLLYAAPDTASSRSGGAIPRDGALLVGTGDRAAGVAAMSRFDTVRVHLNTWPRLTSQRAPKAVIGGWPLVLQDGENVAARAATLEGTISRNAEARHPRTAIAVSRSGQTAWLVTVDGRATNSVGMTLVELAEFLRTLGAWHALNFDGGGSTTMVIDGRVVNVPTDAAGEREVGNALIVRERTRR from the coding sequence GTGACCAGCATCTCCCTGCGGACTGGCGCTCAGCCAAGCAATTCGCGCATGGCGATGACGTTCCTGATCGTCGGGGCGCTCTCCGCGTGCCGTCCCGCAGCGGGCACCCCCGCGGACGTGCGCCCGAGCCTCAACCAGCTCGCGCCGGGCCTGCGGCACGAGGTGCGCCTCGACCCGCGTGGCCCATGGCGATTCCATATTGTGGAGATCGACCTGCAGAACCCGGCCCTCTCGCTCGACGTGGTGCGGGCAAAGGATGCCCTCCAGGGACGAGAGCGCACATCCCTGATGGCGAAGCGCGTGCAGTCCGATACCAGTCGCGTGCGCGTGGCGGTCAACGCCGACTTCTTCGACCTTGCCACGGGCGAGAATGAAAACAACCAGGTGCTCGGCGGCGAGTGGTGGAAAGGATTGCCACTCACGGACTCCCCGTACGACACCTATGACAATGTGCACGGCCAGGTGGCGATTGATCCCGCTGGCGGACTGACGTTCGGCCGGTTCATCCTGGACGCGCGGGCCTGGACGCGGACCAGTGCCGTTCCGGTGCTGAGCATCAACAGTAAGCCGAAGGGCCGATACGAAAGCACCGCGCTGTACACGGCGCGCTACGGCGCCACAGCGCCCACCGACACGGGTCGGGTCGCGGAGCTGCGCCTGCGCCCGATCGGCGTGCGTGGCGACACCCTGCTCTATGCGGCGCCCGACACCGCCAGCAGCCGCAGCGGCGGCGCCATTCCGCGTGATGGCGCGTTGTTGGTGGGCACCGGTGACCGCGCGGCGGGCGTGGCCGCGATGTCGCGCTTTGACACGGTTCGGGTGCACCTCAATACATGGCCGCGACTCACCTCGCAGCGCGCGCCCAAAGCCGTGATCGGCGGCTGGCCGCTGGTGTTGCAGGATGGTGAAAATGTCGCGGCCCGTGCGGCCACCCTGGAGGGCACGATTTCGCGCAATGCCGAGGCGCGTCATCCGCGCACGGCCATCGCCGTGTCACGCTCTGGGCAGACCGCGTGGCTGGTGACCGTCGATGGGCGTGCCACCAACAGCGTGGGCATGACGCTGGTCGAACTGGCCGAGTTCCTGCGCACGCTGGGCGCATGGCATGCCCTCAACTTCGATGGTGGTGGCTCCACCACCATGGTGATCGACGGCCGGGTGGTGAACGTGCCCACGGACGCCGCCGGGGAACGCGAGGTGGGCAACGCCCTGATCGTACGGGAGCGCACGCGCCGCTGA
- a CDS encoding TonB-dependent receptor: MSPASYRRLLTPASWVARVLVAGALVVLHSTTAIAQNTITLEGAVKGDGAPIVGAQITITNVATNEVARALTRATGDFRVLGLYSGQYTVNVRAIGYRQRTDTVQLVIGQRARLEFELEKGAAELEAQTVVAERVKQVEVQRMSVSAPVMKEEIENLPFNSRGIMNLAGIAPGIKTYSAQSGRTLPSGGAAPDLRFFNVYMDGVEMKSLYNGNIVGLGQTGSPLPQEGLEQFRVYLNPYDAEFTRAGSYVISAESRRGTNQWKGSGFGFLQNKNMLARNAFQTKVPDYGRTQLGFNIAGPLKKDKLFIATSYELTSTDFYLDVNPISGPWDQYRGSFLAPNKNHTGFTRLTYVQSPRITYDFMGSARYLRGEGNFGARTAAISGISQTYDIYTAQLRQRYLSQGGNFVNEASLQYVSWSHNEAPLTPGRQMTYPGVILGTSGFPLILTEKHFRAVNRSTLNIDNAGGSHVVKFGVELSTIDAMQNQPNNVNGTFNFATDTSTMPLSASIAVGFNDRTGTSDAIANATGYTTGLYINDEWRMKPNFTLSLGLRWDAEFNTMNNDYVTPWSKDPVLTAIPSLKDYINTGNRKNQLGNISPRISFSWDPFKDNRTFVRGGFGIIYDRVTSFMGFQERRNSTWRTYTFANPGTTDPDVLRQRVIAGGVTAAAPILMNNNMKTPNAKQMSIGFGHQLTSEFGFNVDYVRQHMDNLYVQRNPNYVDRSVTPNVRKLTPAFGDILIWDDIGQSDYSSVLLQATYQRNKMRFNLAYTLGWYQGDFDTAALPTYTYNFLFNRQRTTGDERHRIVLSDIVPLPLGFTFSSVATIASPRPFLTTDGRDINLNNVLGDDYPGGTPTATGNRTTMPANSWNNWYRTVDVRLTRSLFTWNSTKVSASAEAFNVFNFNNTLSFGGTQFLANGNPVASFGRPTAAYGARMGQVGMRFEF, translated from the coding sequence ATGTCCCCAGCGTCGTACAGGCGCCTGCTGACCCCTGCCTCATGGGTCGCACGGGTGCTTGTCGCCGGAGCGCTCGTCGTGCTCCACAGCACCACCGCGATTGCGCAGAATACCATAACACTCGAAGGTGCGGTGAAAGGAGACGGCGCCCCGATTGTCGGCGCCCAGATCACCATCACCAATGTGGCGACCAATGAAGTCGCACGCGCGCTGACCCGCGCGACCGGCGACTTCCGTGTGCTGGGTCTGTATTCCGGCCAGTACACGGTCAATGTGCGTGCGATCGGCTACCGGCAGCGCACGGATACCGTGCAGTTGGTGATCGGTCAGCGTGCGCGTCTCGAGTTCGAACTCGAGAAGGGTGCGGCCGAACTCGAGGCGCAGACCGTCGTGGCGGAGCGCGTGAAGCAGGTGGAAGTCCAGCGCATGTCGGTGTCGGCGCCGGTCATGAAGGAAGAAATCGAAAATCTTCCCTTCAACTCGCGTGGCATCATGAACCTTGCCGGCATCGCGCCGGGCATCAAGACGTACTCGGCGCAGTCGGGCCGGACGTTGCCCTCGGGCGGCGCCGCGCCGGACCTTCGTTTCTTCAACGTCTACATGGACGGCGTCGAAATGAAGAGCCTCTACAACGGCAACATCGTCGGCCTTGGCCAGACGGGTTCGCCGCTGCCGCAGGAAGGTCTCGAACAGTTCCGCGTGTACCTCAATCCGTACGATGCGGAGTTCACGCGCGCGGGTTCGTACGTGATCAGCGCGGAAAGCCGTCGTGGCACGAACCAGTGGAAGGGTTCGGGCTTCGGCTTCCTGCAGAACAAGAACATGCTGGCACGCAATGCGTTCCAGACCAAGGTGCCGGACTATGGCCGCACCCAGCTCGGTTTCAACATCGCCGGCCCGCTCAAGAAGGACAAACTGTTCATTGCCACGAGCTATGAACTCACGAGCACGGATTTTTATCTCGACGTGAATCCGATCAGCGGTCCGTGGGATCAGTACCGCGGTTCGTTCCTGGCACCGAACAAGAACCACACGGGCTTCACGCGCCTCACCTACGTGCAGAGCCCGCGCATCACGTATGACTTCATGGGCTCGGCCCGCTACCTGCGCGGCGAAGGCAACTTCGGCGCCCGCACGGCGGCCATCAGCGGCATCTCGCAGACCTACGACATCTATACGGCGCAGCTCCGTCAGCGCTACCTGTCGCAGGGCGGCAACTTCGTGAACGAAGCCAGCCTGCAGTATGTGAGCTGGAGCCACAACGAAGCGCCGCTCACGCCGGGCCGTCAGATGACCTACCCGGGTGTCATCCTGGGGACGTCGGGCTTCCCGCTCATCCTCACGGAAAAGCACTTCCGCGCGGTGAACCGGTCCACGCTGAACATCGACAATGCCGGCGGATCGCACGTGGTCAAGTTCGGTGTCGAACTCAGCACGATCGACGCCATGCAGAACCAGCCGAACAATGTGAACGGCACGTTCAACTTTGCGACCGACACCTCGACGATGCCGCTCTCGGCCTCGATCGCGGTGGGCTTCAACGACCGCACCGGCACGTCGGACGCGATCGCCAACGCCACGGGCTACACCACTGGTCTCTACATCAATGACGAGTGGCGCATGAAGCCCAACTTCACGCTGTCGCTCGGTCTGCGCTGGGATGCCGAGTTCAACACGATGAACAACGACTACGTCACGCCGTGGTCGAAGGACCCCGTGCTGACGGCGATCCCGTCGCTCAAGGACTACATCAACACCGGCAACCGCAAGAACCAGCTCGGCAACATCTCGCCGCGTATCTCGTTCTCGTGGGATCCGTTCAAGGACAACCGCACGTTCGTGCGTGGCGGCTTCGGCATCATCTACGACCGCGTCACGAGCTTCATGGGCTTCCAGGAACGCCGCAACTCCACGTGGCGCACCTACACGTTCGCCAATCCGGGCACCACGGATCCGGACGTGTTGCGTCAGCGCGTGATCGCCGGTGGCGTCACGGCCGCTGCGCCGATCCTGATGAACAACAACATGAAGACGCCGAACGCCAAGCAGATGTCCATCGGCTTCGGTCACCAGCTCACGAGCGAATTCGGCTTCAATGTCGACTATGTGCGCCAGCACATGGACAACCTGTACGTGCAGCGCAACCCGAACTACGTCGATCGTTCGGTGACGCCCAACGTGCGTAAGCTGACGCCGGCGTTCGGCGACATCCTGATCTGGGATGACATCGGTCAGTCGGACTATTCGTCGGTGCTGCTCCAGGCCACCTACCAGCGCAACAAGATGCGCTTCAACCTGGCCTACACGTTGGGTTGGTATCAGGGTGACTTCGATACGGCGGCGCTGCCGACGTACACGTACAACTTCCTGTTCAACCGTCAGCGTACCACGGGCGACGAACGTCACCGCATCGTCCTGTCGGACATCGTGCCGTTGCCGCTTGGCTTCACGTTCTCGTCGGTGGCCACGATCGCCAGCCCGCGTCCGTTCCTCACGACCGATGGTCGTGATATCAACCTGAACAACGTGCTGGGTGATGACTATCCGGGCGGTACGCCGACGGCTACGGGCAACCGGACCACGATGCCGGCCAACTCGTGGAACAACTGGTACCGCACGGTGGATGTGCGTCTGACGCGCTCGCTGTTCACCTGGAACTCCACCAAGGTCAGCGCATCGGCTGAAGCGTTCAACGTGTTCAACTTCAACAACACGTTGTCGTTCGGTGGTACGCAGTTCCTGGCCAACGGCAATCCGGTTGCGTCCTTCGGTCGCCCGACGGCTGCCTACGGCGCCCGCATGGGCCAGGTCGGCATGCGCTTCGAGTTCTAA
- a CDS encoding DUF6259 domain-containing protein, with amino-acid sequence MPHRSVSRSEGVVNQPPRQLVRRLLFRTLPVAASLGLLACTDVDPTLNSSGIKVTLSQQDGHVVKLVDGTGRQLAGRPTDSLGLWTLDIGGDSARHTLAASQAKLFTINRKEGDTLVLEWREFPAPLAQLAVTARVSLRSDSTTAWSIALSGMDTVSVEQVHFPRLTGITVEEGAELAVPSWMGQRTRQPRTMLAGTDGKGKRLEFAYPGATSMQMVALSHPERGGMYFAADDTAAYRKSFSLWGEGGGDSTGYAMVHVLSDPGKNSNYAPSYHAIVGVVPGDWLSAVERYRAWGTKQYWARESRLHSGITPKWMTDAGAWEWNRGRSDVVLEPAAALQKDVGLPVNVFWHWWHHGPYDTSFPDYIPPREGAAPFTKAVAKAHAEGLHAIVYMNQRLWCTNTPSWTKDGAEQWAVRERDGTVRLETYNVFNPLPCATMNPYNEFWRNKYVGIADTVLNQYGIDGIYMDQAVLSLIDWSKGHGHPVGGGNYWMQGFRELAKSLRTRGGEGRGFAGEGGGESWMPDLDAFLTLQVSQERYMDPASGWEVIPMFQAAYHPYALTYGTYGSLTLPPYDDLWPKEKRPATAMQLLDEKFVRQFHLEQARMFVWGMQPTIANFLPDQLTARRREMDYFGKLARLRYGLRDFFQTGEFIRAPKVQVPEVDLLLSRISIYAARLGGPTEAHIKTPEVLSGAWKAADGRVAVALAGINLEAVEAVLTIDPAQLGVAAGARIVRHDSNGQQELGTLKAGSQELRVPVGVLEGLVLELIPPGK; translated from the coding sequence ATGCCCCATCGTTCGGTCTCCCGTTCGGAAGGCGTCGTGAACCAGCCGCCGCGCCAATTGGTGCGGCGGTTGTTGTTTCGCACCCTTCCTGTTGCAGCATCGCTCGGCCTGTTGGCCTGCACGGATGTCGATCCCACCCTGAATTCCTCCGGCATCAAGGTCACGCTTTCCCAGCAGGATGGGCATGTGGTGAAGCTGGTGGATGGTACCGGCCGCCAGCTCGCCGGACGCCCCACCGACTCGCTCGGTCTGTGGACCCTGGACATCGGCGGTGACTCGGCCCGTCATACCCTCGCCGCGTCGCAGGCCAAGCTGTTCACGATCAATCGCAAGGAGGGCGACACACTCGTGCTGGAATGGCGCGAGTTCCCGGCGCCTCTCGCGCAATTGGCCGTGACCGCGCGGGTGAGCCTGCGCAGCGACAGCACCACAGCGTGGAGCATCGCCCTGAGCGGCATGGACACCGTGTCCGTGGAGCAGGTGCACTTCCCGCGCCTCACAGGCATCACGGTGGAAGAAGGCGCCGAATTGGCGGTGCCGTCCTGGATGGGCCAGCGTACGCGGCAACCGCGCACGATGCTGGCCGGCACCGACGGCAAGGGCAAGCGGCTCGAATTCGCCTATCCCGGTGCCACCTCGATGCAGATGGTGGCCCTGTCGCACCCGGAGCGCGGAGGCATGTACTTCGCGGCCGACGATACGGCAGCCTATCGCAAGAGTTTTTCGCTCTGGGGCGAAGGTGGCGGCGACAGCACCGGGTATGCCATGGTGCATGTGCTCAGCGATCCGGGCAAGAACAGCAACTACGCGCCCTCGTACCATGCGATCGTGGGTGTGGTGCCTGGCGACTGGCTGAGCGCCGTGGAGCGCTATCGCGCGTGGGGTACGAAGCAGTATTGGGCACGAGAAAGCCGTCTGCACTCGGGTATCACGCCCAAGTGGATGACCGATGCCGGCGCGTGGGAGTGGAACCGCGGACGTTCCGATGTGGTGCTCGAACCCGCGGCGGCCCTGCAGAAGGATGTCGGGCTGCCGGTGAATGTGTTCTGGCACTGGTGGCACCACGGCCCCTACGACACGAGCTTCCCCGACTACATCCCGCCACGTGAAGGCGCCGCGCCGTTCACCAAGGCCGTAGCCAAGGCCCATGCCGAGGGCCTGCACGCCATCGTGTACATGAACCAACGGCTGTGGTGCACCAACACCCCAAGCTGGACCAAAGACGGCGCGGAGCAATGGGCCGTGCGCGAGCGGGATGGCACCGTGCGTCTCGAGACGTACAACGTGTTCAATCCACTGCCCTGTGCCACGATGAACCCGTACAACGAGTTCTGGCGCAACAAGTACGTGGGCATCGCCGATACGGTGCTCAATCAGTACGGCATCGACGGCATCTACATGGACCAGGCCGTGCTGAGTCTCATCGACTGGAGCAAGGGACACGGGCATCCGGTGGGCGGCGGCAACTACTGGATGCAGGGTTTCCGTGAACTGGCCAAATCGCTGCGCACACGAGGCGGCGAAGGACGAGGCTTTGCCGGAGAAGGTGGTGGCGAGAGCTGGATGCCCGACCTCGATGCCTTCCTCACGCTGCAGGTGAGCCAGGAACGCTACATGGATCCGGCGAGCGGCTGGGAAGTGATCCCGATGTTCCAGGCGGCGTATCATCCGTATGCGCTCACCTACGGCACCTACGGGTCACTCACGCTGCCGCCGTACGACGATCTGTGGCCGAAGGAAAAGCGTCCGGCCACGGCGATGCAGTTACTCGACGAAAAATTCGTACGGCAATTCCATCTCGAGCAGGCACGCATGTTCGTGTGGGGCATGCAGCCCACCATCGCGAACTTCCTGCCCGACCAGCTCACGGCCCGTCGTCGGGAGATGGACTACTTCGGCAAGCTCGCCCGTCTGCGGTACGGCCTGCGTGACTTCTTCCAGACGGGTGAGTTCATTCGTGCGCCCAAGGTACAGGTGCCAGAGGTCGATCTGCTGCTGTCACGCATCTCGATCTACGCGGCGCGCTTGGGTGGCCCGACGGAGGCGCATATCAAAACGCCAGAGGTGCTGAGCGGCGCGTGGAAGGCAGCCGATGGCCGTGTGGCGGTGGCGCTGGCCGGCATCAACCTCGAGGCGGTCGAGGCAGTGCTCACGATCGATCCGGCGCAACTCGGCGTGGCGGCTGGCGCGCGCATCGTGCGTCACGACAGCAATGGCCAGCAGGAGTTGGGCACGCTCAAGGCGGGGTCGCAAGAGCTCCGCGTGCCGGTGGGTGTGTTGGAAGGACTGGTGCTCGAGCTGATCCCACCCGGCAAGTGA